Proteins from one Porites lutea chromosome 3, jaPorLute2.1, whole genome shotgun sequence genomic window:
- the LOC140931163 gene encoding zinc finger protein 862-like, which produces MSHWKNTSERCQREQRLLLGQLLKKTTLARIKEAKWFSILVDEVTDCAVIEQLLIYIGYVDETGETHFDFLEVKDCLATSDSADAETITRLIIEELKESGLQVEHACGFGSDGASVMTGAHNGVGARLQAVCPLLIRTHCINHRLALACGDANDRVKFITTVETTLKQLWKWLEYPKRCSAYIKVCESLRKIQVPDAAQKKSLAVKVQKACRTRWLSTGQSVSSVCTNLVALMQTLRKFKEHDATADGLLKRMNNVKFVGTLLILNEVLPHLNTLSKVFQQNKIHYSAIKPSLELTKKRITEIRSSCKPLHVLKEALMGQYKDLELTLPSSQEEVLVNLCQSYTLALEENLDRRFTQAAPVLEAFSIFNPTTLPATTDPEFMEHGVASVKILADQFQFSEDQMTTQWQNFKYLMLSWKPPQNVLQGGKESKLSPTEWILRKIVKEQALLRESYSFLVDAAKICLTQPMSNAVVERGASAVKRVKTRLRNRLKNDMLSTCLHVSINGPEPKSEECQVILAEAAQVWRNTHKRNLPPLNLPRIGGSKHGDARITELATVATQTETPENMDVISMEEEPQLVTQASAFANSVHKALTEMDMLDESSDVDSDFEFDVDF; this is translated from the exons ATGAGTCACTGGAAGAACACAAGTGAACGATGTCAAAGGGAGCAGAGATTGCTACTGGGGCAATTACTGAAGAAGACGACGCTAGCACGAATCAAAGAAGCAAAGTGGTTCAGCATCCTCGTTGACGAAGTGACAGATTGTGCTGTGATCGAACAACTCCTCATTTACATTGGTTATGTGGACGAGACAGGCGAGACCCACTTTGACTTCTTGGAAGTTAAAGATTGCCTTGCAACATCCGATTCTGCTGATGCTGAAACGATCACCCGTTTAATTATTGAGGAGCTGAAAGAAAGTGGCCTGCAAGTTGAACATGCCTGTGGATTCGGTTCGGATGGTGCCAGTGTGatgacaggagcccataatggTGTTGGTGCCAGACTACAAGCAGTGTGTCCTCTTCTCATAAGAACGCACTGTATAAACCATAGATTGGCTCTGGCCTGTGGAGATGCGAATGATCGGGTCAAATTCATTACCACAGTGGAAACTACGCTCAAGCAGCTCTGGAAGTGGCTCGAATACCCCAAGAGATGCTCTGCATACATCAAGGTCTGTGAAAGTTTGAGGAAAATTCAAGTGCCAGATGCTGCGCAGAAGAAGTCATTGGCTGTAAAAGTCCAGAAGGCCTGCAGGACACGATGGCTGTCAACAGGGCAAAGTGTATCAAGTGTTTGTACAAATTTGGTGGCACTGATGCAAACTCTCAGAAAATTCAAGGAGCATGATGCCACAGCTGATGGGTTGCTAAAAAGGATGAATAACGTCAAGTTTGTGGGTACCCTTCTCATCTTAAACGAAGTTCTTCCTCACCTTAACACCTTAAGTAAAGTAttccaacaaaacaaaatccatTATTCTGCCATTAAGCCATCATTGGAATTGACAAAGAAGAGAATCACTGAAATAAGATCCAGTTGCAAGCCACTACATGTCCTGAAAGAAGCTTTGATGGGCCAGTACAAAGATTTAGAACTTACTCTTCCCTCATCACAGGAAGAAGTATTGGTCAACCTGTGCCAAAGCTACACTTTAGCACTAGAAGAGAACCTGGACAGACGCTTCACTCAAGCTGCTCCAGTGTTAGAGGCCTTCAGCATCTTCAATCCAACCACCCTGCCTGCTACCACTGATCCTGAGTTCATGGAACATGGTGTGGCCAGTGTGAAGATTTTAGCTGATCAATTCCAATTCAGTGAAGATCAGATGACAACCCAGTGGCAGAATTTCAAATACCTCATGCTATCCTGGAAGCCACCTCAGAATGTGCTGCAAGGTGGGAAGGAGTCCAAACTATCACCCACCGAATGGATTCTTCGTAAAATCGTGAAAGAGCAAGCACTACTCAGAGAAAGCTACAGCTTTTTGGTGGATGCTGCAAAGATCTGTCTGACACAGCCAATGTCAAATGCTGTTGTTGAAAGAGGAGCCAGTGCTGTCAAAAGGGTTAAGACAAGGCTAAGGAACCGCCTGAAGAATGACATGCTGTCGACATGTCTTCATGTTTCAATCAATGGACCAGAGCCAAAGTCCGAAGAGTGTCAAGTAATCCTGGCAGAGGCAGCACAAGTATGGAGGAACACCCACAAGAGAAACCTACCTCCATTGAACCTCCCAAGGATTGGTGGCAGTAAGCACGGAGATGCAAGGATCACTGAATTGGCAACTGTTGCCACTCAGACTGAGACACCTG AAAATATGGATGTGATATCGATGGAAGAAGAACCCCAGCTAGTAACTCAGGCATCAGCCTTCGCAAACAGTGTTCACAAGGCACTTACTGAGATGGACATGCTAGATGAGTCGTCTGATGTAGATTCAGACTTCGAGTTTGACGTTGATTTCTAG